ATTGGAATGTTACAACAAGAAAATTAACTGGCGAAGATGGGACAGTTAATACTCTCCATGCAACTAGAGTGGAATGGACACATACTGAAAAAGGAATGCAAATGGTTGAAATACCAGGCTCAGAATTTGAGTTAAAAGTTGACCTAGTTATTTTGGCTATGGGTTTCCTTCATCCTCAACACGAAGGATTGCTTACCGATTTGGATTTAGACTTCGACAATCGTGGTAATGTAGTTGTAGATGAAAATTATATGACCAAAACTAAAGGCGTTTTTGCTGCTGGTGACATGAAAAAAGGTCAATCACTAGTTGTTTGGGCAATTTATGAGGGGCGTTTAGTTACTAAAAATATTGATGAATACTTAATGGGAGAAACTTCGTTAAGAGGATAAAAAACAACTAAGAGTGCGTGGACTATGAAATTTCTCCTGCGTGACTCCAAATAAGAGCTTAAAACGTGAAAATCCATCAATTAATTCTAATCTTTTGCCAATATAAATTTCTCTAGCACTCACATTCGGCTTACAGCCGGTTCGCTAGCCTTCCTTACAGAAGGCTCACGTGAGTTTTATATTGGCAAAAGAAGAATTACTAAATGGATTTTCAATGTTTCTGCTCTTCTTATTTGGAGTCACTTCCGGAGAAACTTCCTAGGACTGCACTATTTATTTTCACACTTTCTTTAATACTAGCACTGTTCTGCTTGGCATATTTATTATAACCCCCATATTACCTATTTTTTGTTTTAATGCCTCAGTATGATAAATGTAGTCCGTTGAAATTCTGCTTTGTCCACCAAACATATCCTCATCACTATTAAAAACAACCTTGTAATCACCATTTTCAGAGGTTGGAAGCTCATATTTTGGGAAAGAGTGCGATGGATTAAAATTAAATAGAAACACGAGTCCTCCTTTTCTGAATGCAATCAATTTAAGCTTCTCATCAGTCCAAAGATTTTGTAAATCAGTAGCACTTAAAACATTATAATGTTTTATAAAATTTATCATTTCTCTATCAAAATTTGATAAATAGTCATATTTAAGATCCTTGTTTTCCATAAGACTCCATTGTCTTCTTGCATATTTATAACTCCAATTGTTACCTTCTCTTGGAAAATCAATCCATTCTGGATGACCAAATTCATTCCCCATAAAATTCAAATAACCCTCTCCACCTAAAGTTATAGTAATAAATTTAATAAGCTTATCAATTTCTATTGCACGATTTATTATTAAGTTATCATCATCTTTAAGCATATGAGAATACATTTCCTTACCGGCCAACCTAAACATTAATGTTTTATCACCTACAAGGGCCTGATCATGTGATTCAGAATAACCTATATTTTTCTCCATAGGCCTTCTACTAGTTAATTCATACCATAATTGATTCATACTCCATTCTTCATCAGGTAACTCTTTTAGTGTTTTTACCCAAAGATCAGGTACCCCCATAGATAAGCGATAATCAAAACCCAGACCACCAAAGCTTACCGGTATACACATTCCTGGCATTCCACTCATATCCTCAGCTATTGTTATCGCTGTAGGATTAACTTCCCTAATTAAATCATTTGCAAATTGAAGGTATGTAATTGCCTCTATATCCGTCTCCATGCTAAAGTATTTACTGTAATCTGTAAATGCTACTCCTAATCCTTGGTGATGATATAACATGGATGACACACCGTCAAATCGATAACCATCAAAATGGTATTCTTCTAGCCAAAACTTAATATTTGATAAAAGAAAATGAATAACCTCTGGTTTTCCGTAATTAAATAGCTTTGTGCCCCAAGCTGGATGATTTCCTTTAACACCAGTATGAAAGAATTGATAATCAGTTCCGTCAAACTCATTAATACCCTCAGCTATATTTTTAATTGAATGAGAATGTACTAAATCAAGTAACACTGCAATTCCCATTTGGTGAGCAGTATTAATTAATTTTTTTAAATCCTCTGGGGTACCAAACCATGATGCAACGGCGTAAAAATTAGATACTTGATAACCAAAAGAGGCATAATAAGGATGTTGCATAATTGCCATAAGTTGCAACGTATTATAACCATCAGCCTTTATTCTTGGAAGTATATTTTCTGTAAATTCATTAAAAGTACCAATGCCATCTTTTTCCTGTGCCATGCCTACATGAGCCTCGTATATAAATAATGTTTCCTCACTTTTAATATGAAATTCGCTATCCTTCCACTTGAAATCATGATCTGGCTGCCAAATTTGTCCTACAAAATCATGCGTAATAGTATTCTGCACTGTTCTCTTAATATAAAGTGGAATTCTATCTCTTGATATTCCTTTAGCTACTACCCTTACCTTAACGCATGACATATGCTTAAGAGATTGTACTCCTGGTAAGAAAATTTCCCAATTTCCATTTTCTGTTTTTTGCATTGGATGTGTATGTGGATCCCAATAATTAAAGTCACCAATCAAATAAAGAGCATCAGCGTTAGGGGCCCATTCTCTATAAATCCATCCTCCATCTATTAAATGAAAGCCATAATATAATCCACCATTTGCAAAAGATTTAAAGTCTTGATTATAACCTAGTAATTTTTTCTTAGAAGATGTATAAGAATCCATTCTAAGATTAATATCTTTTTCATAAGGCTTAAGGTATGGATCAATATCCATTATTTTAATATGTTCATTTTTATTATCCTCCATAAAAAATCACTTCCTATTCATAATTTTTTATAAACAAAATATATTATCACTGATATATTAAATTCGGATAAATATTGTAAAATCCTTTGTTTTTTGAAAAATAAATAAGAAAACTTAAAAAGAGTAACTTTACATGATATAACATCATGTAAGCTGCTCTTTATAACTATTAGTTAATGGAGTTAATAGCACTCTCAATATCAAATAGTATATCTTCAATATCTTCTATTCCAACAGAAAGCCTTAACAAATCATCAAAAACTCCCATTTGCTCTTTTTCAACATTAGTATTACTAGAACATATTGTTGAGGCAGGATGAATAATTAAGGTTTTAGTATCACCAATATTTGTAATATTAACGATCATTTTTAAATTATTAATAAATTTAAAAGCATTCTCCTTGCTCCCAAGCCTAAAAGTTAAAACTCCACTAGCTCCATTTTTATAATACTTTTGAGTTATATTATAGTATTTAGAAGTTGGAAGACTCGGATAATTTACTGATGTTACTTTACTATTGTTACTTAAAAATTTTGCTACTGCTAGGGTATTTGAACAATGCTCTCTCATTCTAAGTGACAATGTTTCAATTCCAGTTAGGTTTAAAAAAGCATTAAAAGGTGCAAGAGACGCTCCGATATCTTTTCCGACCGTATTTCTAAGCTTTGCAGTGTAGGCCATTTTCCCAAACTTTTTACTATACTCATTAAAATTTTTATACTTGATATCTTTATATTTACTACTTCCACCATCTACTATGATTCCACCGATAGAATTTGAGGTTCCATTTATATATTTAGAAGTTGAATGAATAACAATATCTGCTCCATATTCAATTGGTCTTATAAGGAATGGAGTTGTTATAGTTGAATCTACAATAAAAATAACATTATGTTTATTACAAACCTTAGCTACTTCCTCTATATCCAATACATCTAGCTTTGGATTACCTAATGTTTCTCCAAATACAATTTTTGTATTTTTATTTATAACATCTTCTAAACTCTCTTCATCTAAATTTTCTAAAAACTTAACATTTATACCATAACTTTTTAGATTTTTAAGAAGTGCATAAGTTCCCCCAAAAAGGCCACTAGATGCTATTATTTCGTCTCCACACTCAACAATATTCATTATTGCAAGATATATAGCACTCATACCAGAGGCAGTAGCAGTAGCTGTGAGGCCTACCTCGATACTTGCAATTCTTCTTTCAAACGAAGTAACCGTAGGGTTTGAAATTCTAGTGTACGCATATCCCATACTTGTACCCTTCATTATGCCCTCTAACTTCTCTGCCGTATTATGAGCAAATGCATTTGATAAATGTAGTGGCGTATTAGTTGCTCCTGTTTCATCAGTTTTTAGATTCCCATGTATTAATTTAGTGTTGAATTTCATATTTACACCTCTGAAGTTATTTTTTCTCAACTACAAGTAAATTGTAGCCTTCATAATTATTATCTATTAATATTATCTTGTTACCTTCTTTTGAAACACTTAATGGAACATTTTTTATAGGATCACCATCGTCTAAATAAAAACCTCTTTTTTCACCAGACTTTATTTTAGATAGTTGAATTTTAACTTTTACAAAATTCATTGGACATGTAACTCCTCTAAAATCAATAACTTCATAATCTTTACTTATTTGTGATTCCTCTGACACGTTAATTGATACTTCCTTTGGGAGTGTTATTTCTAATTGTCCATTTAAAGATTCATACATTTCTTTTACCTTGTTATAAAGATATTCAACCTCAACTGCTTTACTTGTTATGTCAAGTATATCGCCAAGTTTATAATCAAGAAGCGTATCGAAAAGCTCTACAACAGATTTGCTAACAAAACCAGTTTCAACAAAATTTATATTAAATTGTTTGAATATCTCTCTATCCTTTGCTGTATCTATGCCCTTTAATACTAAAAGAGTTCTCGCAGATGACACCGCAGCCTCGTACAAATCTTGCGATTTTTTACTTGATTTATACTTTAAAAGAGAACTTTCTGCATTTGATAAATCAAGTTTTATAACATCAAATACCCCTGTACTACACTCACCAGGTCCACGTCCTTCAATAGAAAATTTTTCACTTGCTCCAAAGTCATAATAAAGGTCAGGATTTTCTTTAAATGTTTCCAATGCTCCATATTTATTAGTTAACTCTCTTACATCTTTCTGGGTATTATTTAAAAACTCTTCAAAAGACTCATAACCGGATGTTTTTTTTAGCTTAGCAATCTCTGCAAGATACTTTGGTACCTTCTTTGCAGGAATATCACCGTATGATTCTCCGATTTTAGATTGGCCATGCCCAACATTACCACCAAATGATACAGTATACGTAGGCATTAGACCATCTTCTGTTCTTTTTGCTCTCCCACTTAAGCCTATTTTGCCTATTTGGTGACGCCCACAGGAATTAGGACATCCCGATATAAAGATTCTAGGAAGTGATGCTTTAATTTCATCAGTATTTTCACTAAATTCTTCCTTTATAGCTTGCAACAGATTTTGTGATAAACACAGTCCTAATTGACAAGTTGATGCTCCAACGCAAGTTACTGAATTATATATGTTAAAATTTGATGAAAATGGTGCTATTATTTTTAATAATGTTTTAGCATCGTTATCTTTTAAATCTCTCACAAAAAAACTTTGAGTATTGGAAAGCCTTATAGATATTTTATAATCCAATTTATTAACAAAATCTAATATTTCTTGAAGGTTTACCGCTTCTAAATTTCCTCCTTGAGGATGCACATAAACAGAAGTATATCCAACTTGTTTTTGAGGGAATAAAACATTTTCATATGCCTTATCAATTTCAGAACCTTCAGCAATTTGATCATATTTTTCATCTATGACATCATCTATTATTAAAACAAGATTTCTATCCTCCTTTATTCTTTTTAGTTCTTCATTAAACCTTAGTTTGAATTTTTCTTCACCTAATCTTTCAACAATATACCTTATTCTTGCTTTATGTTTATTACTTCTATCCCCTTCTTTTTCAAAGAGTTCCTTCATAGCCTGAACATAATACAAAACATCTTTTGCATTAATAAAATCCTCAAGTTTTAGTGATACTTTTGGATTTCCTCCAAAACCTCCACCACCATAAACCTCAAACCCTTTAGC
This window of the Clostridium estertheticum genome carries:
- a CDS encoding alpha-amylase family glycosyl hydrolase; translated protein: MEDNKNEHIKIMDIDPYLKPYEKDINLRMDSYTSSKKKLLGYNQDFKSFANGGLYYGFHLIDGGWIYREWAPNADALYLIGDFNYWDPHTHPMQKTENGNWEIFLPGVQSLKHMSCVKVRVVAKGISRDRIPLYIKRTVQNTITHDFVGQIWQPDHDFKWKDSEFHIKSEETLFIYEAHVGMAQEKDGIGTFNEFTENILPRIKADGYNTLQLMAIMQHPYYASFGYQVSNFYAVASWFGTPEDLKKLINTAHQMGIAVLLDLVHSHSIKNIAEGINEFDGTDYQFFHTGVKGNHPAWGTKLFNYGKPEVIHFLLSNIKFWLEEYHFDGYRFDGVSSMLYHHQGLGVAFTDYSKYFSMETDIEAITYLQFANDLIREVNPTAITIAEDMSGMPGMCIPVSFGGLGFDYRLSMGVPDLWVKTLKELPDEEWSMNQLWYELTSRRPMEKNIGYSESHDQALVGDKTLMFRLAGKEMYSHMLKDDDNLIINRAIEIDKLIKFITITLGGEGYLNFMGNEFGHPEWIDFPREGNNWSYKYARRQWSLMENKDLKYDYLSNFDREMINFIKHYNVLSATDLQNLWTDEKLKLIAFRKGGLVFLFNFNPSHSFPKYELPTSENGDYKVVFNSDEDMFGGQSRISTDYIYHTEALKQKIGNMGVIINMPSRTVLVLKKV
- a CDS encoding O-acetylhomoserine aminocarboxypropyltransferase/cysteine synthase family protein, whose translation is MKFNTKLIHGNLKTDETGATNTPLHLSNAFAHNTAEKLEGIMKGTSMGYAYTRISNPTVTSFERRIASIEVGLTATATASGMSAIYLAIMNIVECGDEIIASSGLFGGTYALLKNLKSYGINVKFLENLDEESLEDVINKNTKIVFGETLGNPKLDVLDIEEVAKVCNKHNVIFIVDSTITTPFLIRPIEYGADIVIHSTSKYINGTSNSIGGIIVDGGSSKYKDIKYKNFNEYSKKFGKMAYTAKLRNTVGKDIGASLAPFNAFLNLTGIETLSLRMREHCSNTLAVAKFLSNNSKVTSVNYPSLPTSKYYNITQKYYKNGASGVLTFRLGSKENAFKFINNLKMIVNITNIGDTKTLIIHPASTICSSNTNVEKEQMGVFDDLLRLSVGIEDIEDILFDIESAINSIN
- a CDS encoding sulfurtransferase TusA family protein; translation: MINITEESYKVIEDFKEKADLYMNGILDPTRFKAFRVSMGVYEQRTSDTYMVRTRIPGGVITLEQFKQISDISKKYAKGLLRFTSRQDIQFQSVELTDVYSIMKELIEVGIITKGTGGNTVRNVECSPLSGVSINDVFDVTSYMGEVTNYLLKDPTTMNLPRKYKIGFSNTLGDTGNATISDLGFIARIVDGAKGFEVYGGGGFGGNPKVSLKLEDFINAKDVLYYVQAMKELFEKEGDRSNKHKARIRYIVERLGEEKFKLRFNEELKRIKEDRNLVLIIDDVIDEKYDQIAEGSEIDKAYENVLFPQKQVGYTSVYVHPQGGNLEAVNLQEILDFVNKLDYKISIRLSNTQSFFVRDLKDNDAKTLLKIIAPFSSNFNIYNSVTCVGASTCQLGLCLSQNLLQAIKEEFSENTDEIKASLPRIFISGCPNSCGRHQIGKIGLSGRAKRTEDGLMPTYTVSFGGNVGHGQSKIGESYGDIPAKKVPKYLAEIAKLKKTSGYESFEEFLNNTQKDVRELTNKYGALETFKENPDLYYDFGASEKFSIEGRGPGECSTGVFDVIKLDLSNAESSLLKYKSSKKSQDLYEAAVSSARTLLVLKGIDTAKDREIFKQFNINFVETGFVSKSVVELFDTLLDYKLGDILDITSKAVEVEYLYNKVKEMYESLNGQLEITLPKEVSINVSEESQISKDYEVIDFRGVTCPMNFVKVKIQLSKIKSGEKRGFYLDDGDPIKNVPLSVSKEGNKIILIDNNYEGYNLLVVEKK